TGCGCGCGCGCATGTCTCTTTCGTACTCGACTTCAAACCAGTTGACCAATACCTTGTCCAGCGTGCCTGAAATGGCATTTCCCGGCACGGTGACCGTGAACGTGTTGATGCCGTTAATAAGATCTTCTGTTTGGATATTGCTCGAACCGGAGGAATTCAATTTCGTCTGGAAGATGACTGCCGACTGCCCGCCCCACACCGCCGCCGTATCGCTGCTGTTCTGTCGTCCAATGGTCAATCCATTGTCCGTCAGTCCGTTCAACGACACAACCGCATAGTGATTGTATCCCGGGTTGGCACTGAATCCTGTCAGACAGGCGCGCACAATCACCGGCTCAAAACTATAGGGTGGATTCGGATTCGGGAACGGAATGAACTCGTCAAAATTTCGCGATGTCAGCGCGTCAATGCGTTCGCCCCAGAACCAGTTGTCCTGCAAAAGTGCAAGCGGGCCTTCGCGCAACAGCTTTGATCCAAGGAACGTGTAGGAATCCGAGAGTCGGTCAAAGTAGCGGTCGCGTTCGAAATGCATTTTTGCCTTCACACTGCGCACGAGTTCCGCGTTCCACGTCGGCTGCCATGACCCATCCTCTTCACCCAGTCGCAATCCCGGACGTCCGTCACCCCAATAGAGTTGATAGCAATTTTCGATGGAAAACGGATCCTGATAGAGCGCGGGCACCAGATGAGTGTAGGTCTTTTCGTTGCGCTCGCCGAAGAAATCAATATGATCGAACATATCAAAGCGGCCGTCCTCCTGCCCCTCAACGACAATCGGAATCTCACGTCCCTTGTTATAGACGTGCAGGTCCCACGGAGTAATCTGGTCAATCGGCACACCCATCATATGCATGTATTCGCCGGTCAAGCGCACGATGCTTGTTTCGCGCACGTATACCCGCCAGCTATTCACATTGTAGATTGGCCCGTCGTGGTCGTCCAGTCCCCGATTGTCCCGGCCTTCCCGGACATCCCGCGCCCGCGAGGGTAGCGCCGTTTCGGCCATTTTTCCCAGCATTTTGCGCAGGGCCAATGTCTCGTTGGGACGGTCAGGAAGTCTTATTTCGCTATTTGACGAATTAGGCCTTATCACCTGAATCCGGGCTCGCTTCAACACCCGGCCTTGCCCCGTTAAAGTGTTGATTTGTATCGGCCTGATGTTTAAGGAAAGAAGCCGGTGACCTCGAAATACTCCGGTCTCCGACAGCTCAACCAAGCGAACCGGCCACAGCTCACCCTTTTTTTCCGTCCGAAGTTTACGCTCGTAGAACGATAAATCCTTGAATTCGTCCTCGACCGCCCACACTGCATCAGCTGAGGATGAGCTCGGCCGCTCATCCATGATGAAGTCCTCGGGCATCGGCAGGCACGCCCCAAAGTTCACTTCTTCGAATTGGGATTCAATCAGAGTAACGGACGCAGGTCCGGGCAGGGCGTCTATCAGCTCTGAAATTCCCGGCAGCAGAACCACGCCCGGCTCGTGCACCGGAACGCATCCGGCCATGTGTATTTCAGTAAGATGCCCCGTAGCAGGATCATGAACGGTTTCGTAATCAGGACACACCCATTCCAGCAGAATCCGGTCAGGCTGAATTTCGCGGACGTGCAAGCCCGGCTCGCTGGCCTTTGCGACTTGGAGCGTCTGCTTCCCGGACTGCTTTTGCCCGGCCGAAAAGCCCTGCCAGAATAACCCTGCCAGAGCGAGTAAAGTTAGAAGTATTAGTCCTTTAGATTTCATTCCCGCTATAGAGTTGGCCATAAATAAAAAATTCGCTGACCTCTCTTCCGTTCCATGCAACAACCCAAAAGGAGGCCATCCCATAACGGAACAGCTTCCGGAGATCTACGAGGTTACATCGAACGGAAGAAAAGTTAGCGAATTTTCGCTTGTGGTCTCTCGTTTCCGAATTGCCTCGGAGTATAGGTATCTTTTTCCAGCTTGTCAAGGGATTCTTGCCTCGTAACTGCAATAATTCCGTGCTTATGGTGAGCAGTGGGTGATTCCGGAGTCATAGTGCAAATGACAGACCTCGCTTGACCCACGGATCGTCGGAAAGAGGGGCAAAAAGGGCTGATTTGCCTTGAAGTCCTGCATAAATTTCGCTATAATGTTGAGTTCCGGAAACTGATTTTTCTCGACTTGGCCTGGGAGGGCCGCACATGTCACTGACCGTAAATTTCGGCTACGCATATTCGAAGAAGCTGGCCGGCCACGGGATTGCCAATGAAATGCTGAAGCCGGCACTGGAACGTACGGCCAAGGCAATCGATCATATTCGCACTGACCGAGCGGCGGATAAACTGCCCTATCTGAACTTGCCCGAAGACGGCAAGACCAAACAAGCCTGCAAGGAGCTTGCGGCGAAGTTTGACGGATACGAGAATTTCCTGCTGTCGGGCATCGGCGGAAGTTCGCTGGGACCTCTGGCGATATTCAACGCGCTGGCTCACCCGCTGCACAATTTGCTTTCCGGAGCCAAGCGCAAGAATCATCCGCGTTTCTTTGTTCTGGACAATGTTGATCCCGTGCAGGCGGACGCGCTGTTCAATTTCTGCAAGCCGGAAAAAACGGTTTATAATATCATTTCCAAAAGCGGTGCCACGGCGGAAACGGCCGCGGCCTCACTGATAATTTTCGATCTGCTCAAGAAGCGGATGGGTGACGAGTGGAAAAAGAATCTCGTCTGCACGACGGATCCATCAAGCGGCGACTTGCGCAAACTCTGCAATGACGAAAAATTGCAGACGCTGCCTTTGCACCCGGGAGTCGGCGGCAGATTCTCCGTCTTGACTCCCGTGGGTTTGTTTCCGTCCTATTGTCTTGGCTTTGACGTGGACGCGATGCTTGCCGGAGCGGCGGAAATGCGCGAACGCTGCCTCGATAGCGACGTGCAGAAGAATCCCGCCGCGCAACTGGCCGCGCTGCTCTATCTTTTTGACAGCACACAGCACAAGAAAATGCACGTGATGATGGCCTATGCGAACGGGCTCTACGGCATGGCCGATTGGTTCAGACAATTGTGGGCCGAATCGCTGGGCAAGGAAGCGGACAATGAAGGCCGCATCGTCAACGTCGGCCCGACTCCGCTGAAAGCTCTCGGCGCGACCGACCAGCATTCGCAGGTGCAGCTCTACATCGAAGGCCCATATGACAAGGTGTTCCTGTTCCTCGAGTGCAAGAAATTCGGCAAACGGCTAAAACTGCCCGAGTATTACGATAACATTTCATCCTTGAACTACCTCGGCGGACAAACGATGAACAAACTCATCGCCGCCGAATTTGCCGCCACCCGCGAAGCGCTCGCTCAGCGCGGTCGTCCATCCATCACCATCACATTTCCAGAGATTGACGCTCACGGAATCGGTGAATTTTTCATGTTGTGGGAAATCACCACCTCCATCGCCGGCGCGCTCTACCGCATCAATCCTTACGACCAACCCGGCGTCGAATTAGGCAAGCAGTTGACCTACGGCTTGATGGGCCGCGCGGGTTTTGAAGACAAGGCCAAAGGGATAAAGGTGTAAGATGAACCTATCCGTACAAAACTTTCGCTCAATTAAGGACGAGACATTTGACTTGGCTCCGATAACTGTTTTCTACGGACCGAACGGATCGGGCAAGTCCACTGTCTTGTATTCCTTACTCACTTTCAAAAACATAGTTCTCAATCCGAATCAACAAGTTTCCGGTTTTTTTAATTACGGATTTATGAATCTAGGAGGTTTTGAGAGTGTTGTTTTCGATCATCGAAAATCTAAAGAAATACTGTTTAAGTTTGAATTAGGCGGTTTTGAGAACTCTGTTTCTCATGAAGTTAAGTTTGGTCAAAGCGCGGGTACATTTAGCTTAAAAGTATTTCCAGATTCTCTTAAAACTCCCTTACAAATTCATGCAGAAGTGACATTCCCATATCCTTTGAATCAGGCTTCGATTGGCGAAGCTGATTTCAAGAAAGGAGGCTCCACAAAAGTTACGTGGAATGGAATCGACACTAAACAAGTTTCTGGCACCACCGGTTATGAAACATTCTTCCCAGGAATTCAAGAACTTGCAAACAAAGTATCATCTTGCCTGCGCAATGTCGTAATGGTCCCATTGAAAAGAGGCTTTTCGAAACCATCTTACTCTTCAATCCCCGTGACCCCGCTTCTTGCGACAGAAGATGAAATTGCAACGATGTTGTCTACTGACAAGTATTTGGTTGCAAAAATAAGCAGCTATCTTGAGAGTATAACTGGAAGGGACTTTCGACTTAACGTTCAGCCCGGCACTGCAGTGTTTTCACTCGATGCTTTGGACAAAAGAACTGGCATTGCTTCTGAGTTAGTTAATGAAGGGTTTGGTATTAATCAGCTAGTTCACATGCTTGCGCGCTGTCTAGTGCCAGATGCATCAATTGTTTGCGTTGAGGAACCTGAGATTCATCTACATCCTAGCGCAGTTCGTGCCCTTGCTCAATCGTACGTTAAGATGACAAAAGAAGAGGATAGAAGTTTTGTCGTCGCGACTCACAGTGAAGTATTTATTTCTACTATGCTTGCTGAAATAGCGAGAGGTGCGATGAAGCCCAATGATTTAAGTTGTTATCTGGTAACAAAAGACGGCAAAGCGTCCAAATTCGAGAAACAGGAAGTGAATGAGAAAGGGCAGATC
The genomic region above belongs to bacterium and contains:
- a CDS encoding glucose-6-phosphate isomerase (catalyzes the formation of D-fructose 6-phosphate from D-glucose 6-phosphate), with translation MSLTVNFGYAYSKKLAGHGIANEMLKPALERTAKAIDHIRTDRAADKLPYLNLPEDGKTKQACKELAAKFDGYENFLLSGIGGSSLGPLAIFNALAHPLHNLLSGAKRKNHPRFFVLDNVDPVQADALFNFCKPEKTVYNIISKSGATAETAAASLIIFDLLKKRMGDEWKKNLVCTTDPSSGDLRKLCNDEKLQTLPLHPGVGGRFSVLTPVGLFPSYCLGFDVDAMLAGAAEMRERCLDSDVQKNPAAQLAALLYLFDSTQHKKMHVMMAYANGLYGMADWFRQLWAESLGKEADNEGRIVNVGPTPLKALGATDQHSQVQLYIEGPYDKVFLFLECKKFGKRLKLPEYYDNISSLNYLGGQTMNKLIAAEFAATREALAQRGRPSITITFPEIDAHGIGEFFMLWEITTSIAGALYRINPYDQPGVELGKQLTYGLMGRAGFEDKAKGIKV
- a CDS encoding AAA family ATPase, giving the protein MNLSVQNFRSIKDETFDLAPITVFYGPNGSGKSTVLYSLLTFKNIVLNPNQQVSGFFNYGFMNLGGFESVVFDHRKSKEILFKFELGGFENSVSHEVKFGQSAGTFSLKVFPDSLKTPLQIHAEVTFPYPLNQASIGEADFKKGGSTKVTWNGIDTKQVSGTTGYETFFPGIQELANKVSSCLRNVVMVPLKRGFSKPSYSSIPVTPLLATEDEIATMLSTDKYLVAKISSYLESITGRDFRLNVQPGTAVFSLDALDKRTGIASELVNEGFGINQLVHMLARCLVPDASIVCVEEPEIHLHPSAVRALAQSYVKMTKEEDRSFVVATHSEVFISTMLAEIARGAMKPNDLSCYLVTKDGKASKFEKQEVNEKGQISGGLQAFAQAELENTKILLGISDE